One Neisseria sicca genomic region harbors:
- a CDS encoding extracellular solute-binding protein → MKKSVLAVLAALSLAACGGGEKKTEQPQAGSTPAANAEAAATDTLNIYNWSNYVDESTVEDFKKANKLKLTYDLYENNETLEAKMLTGKSGYDLVVPGIAFLPRQIEAGAYQKINKDLIPNYKNIDPELLKMLETADPGNQYAVPYFSGVNTLAITAKGKELLGGKLPENGWDLLFKPEYTNKLKSCGIALWDTPSEMFPILLNYLGKDPKGTNPDDLKAAAEVLKAIRPDVKRFSPSIIDELARGDICLAAGNGGDLNLAKARSEEVKNNVGIEVLTPKGMGFWIESWLIPADAKNIANAHKYINYTLDPEVAAKNGIAVTFAPASKPAREKMPAELVNTRSIFPNAQDMKDGFVMPQMSSDAKKLSVNLWQKIKVGSN, encoded by the coding sequence ATGAAAAAATCCGTATTAGCCGTATTGGCGGCATTATCGCTGGCCGCTTGCGGCGGTGGCGAGAAAAAAACCGAGCAACCTCAAGCAGGCAGCACGCCTGCTGCCAATGCCGAAGCAGCCGCCACCGATACTTTGAACATCTACAACTGGTCGAACTACGTTGACGAGAGTACCGTTGAAGACTTCAAAAAAGCCAATAAGCTGAAGCTGACCTACGACCTTTACGAAAACAACGAAACCCTCGAAGCCAAAATGCTGACCGGTAAATCCGGCTATGACTTGGTCGTTCCCGGCATCGCCTTCCTGCCCCGTCAAATCGAAGCGGGTGCTTATCAAAAAATCAATAAAGACCTGATTCCCAATTACAAAAACATCGATCCCGAATTGTTGAAAATGCTGGAAACCGCCGACCCGGGCAACCAGTATGCCGTTCCTTATTTCTCCGGCGTCAACACTTTGGCAATTACGGCGAAGGGCAAAGAGCTTTTGGGCGGCAAGCTGCCTGAAAACGGTTGGGATTTGCTGTTCAAACCTGAATACACCAACAAGCTGAAATCATGCGGTATCGCTTTGTGGGATACGCCGAGCGAGATGTTCCCGATTTTACTGAACTACTTAGGTAAAGACCCCAAAGGCACAAATCCTGATGATTTGAAAGCGGCGGCGGAAGTGCTGAAAGCCATCCGTCCTGATGTAAAACGTTTCAGCCCGTCTATCATTGACGAACTGGCGCGCGGCGACATCTGTCTTGCAGCGGGTAACGGCGGCGACTTGAACTTGGCGAAAGCCCGTTCCGAAGAAGTGAAAAACAACGTCGGCATTGAAGTTTTGACGCCGAAGGGTATGGGCTTCTGGATTGAATCTTGGCTGATTCCCGCCGATGCGAAAAACATCGCCAATGCCCACAAATACATCAACTACACGCTTGATCCCGAAGTGGCTGCGAAAAACGGCATTGCCGTTACCTTTGCGCCCGCAAGCAAACCGGCACGCGAGAAAATGCCTGCCGAATTGGTTAACACCCGCTCCATCTTCCCGAATGCTCAGGATATGAAAGACGGTTTCGTTATGCCGCAAATGAGTTCGGATGCGAAGAAACTGTCGGTTAATCTGTGGCAGAAGATTAAAGTTGGTTCGAACTGA
- a CDS encoding deoxyguanosinetriphosphate triphosphohydrolase has product MQMNWKNLLSTQRFRTKNGEIIPTVTPSTQEGADALRTDFHIDYDRVVFSGAFRRLGRKTQVHPLAEHDLTHNRLTHSVEVASVGRSIGNRVGVMLQAGGFLPENNTPSDIGAVVQVACLAHDLGNPPFGHTGEDALRDWFRNPKNQPFLQTLNDAERNDIQTYEGNAHSLRITASLEMYPDAGGMRLTSAAIGALLKYPWTTQHPNGRKKFNIYQTELPFIRRVADELGLIESGKDCWVRHPLSYLMEAADDICYALLDLEDAVELDLLSDAEIESVLSELTFEESTWHAQSSRQRCAMLRGIAIGKAIEDVAQTFMMHQSDLLNGNFKGKDLLALCSPQVQNTLEKAKELARTRIFRHRTKLMTEIATFPCLGSILDLLVPAAYVMIAQKQVDVRQSLALDLLKNHDPIQETDSLYRAYMKILDFVGGMTDNAAAKMAQDLSGLGILR; this is encoded by the coding sequence ATGCAGATGAATTGGAAAAATCTACTCTCCACACAACGTTTCCGCACGAAAAACGGCGAAATCATCCCGACCGTCACGCCTTCCACCCAAGAAGGTGCCGACGCTTTGCGCACTGACTTCCATATCGACTACGACCGCGTCGTGTTCTCCGGCGCATTCCGCAGATTGGGACGTAAAACCCAAGTTCACCCTCTAGCCGAACACGACCTGACCCACAACCGCCTCACACACAGCGTCGAAGTCGCCAGCGTCGGGCGCAGTATCGGCAACCGTGTAGGCGTGATGCTGCAGGCAGGCGGCTTTTTACCGGAAAACAATACGCCGAGCGATATCGGCGCCGTCGTCCAAGTCGCCTGCCTTGCGCACGACCTAGGCAACCCGCCGTTCGGACACACCGGAGAAGACGCATTGCGCGACTGGTTCCGCAATCCCAAAAACCAGCCGTTTTTACAGACATTAAACGACGCCGAACGCAACGACATCCAGACCTATGAAGGCAATGCCCACAGCCTGCGCATCACGGCAAGTTTGGAAATGTATCCCGACGCAGGCGGCATGCGCCTGACGTCCGCCGCCATAGGCGCACTGCTGAAATACCCTTGGACCACGCAACACCCCAACGGAAGAAAAAAATTCAATATTTACCAAACCGAATTACCCTTTATCCGTCGCGTTGCCGACGAATTGGGGCTGATTGAATCAGGCAAAGACTGCTGGGTGCGCCATCCCCTTTCCTACCTGATGGAGGCAGCCGACGACATCTGCTACGCCCTCTTAGACTTGGAAGACGCGGTCGAACTGGATTTGCTGAGCGACGCCGAAATCGAAAGCGTATTATCCGAACTCACTTTTGAAGAAAGCACTTGGCACGCGCAATCCAGCCGCCAGCGTTGCGCCATGTTGCGCGGCATCGCCATCGGTAAAGCGATAGAAGACGTCGCCCAAACCTTCATGATGCACCAATCCGACCTGCTAAACGGCAACTTCAAAGGCAAAGACCTGTTGGCGTTGTGCAGCCCGCAGGTTCAAAACACCTTGGAAAAAGCGAAAGAACTTGCACGCACGCGCATTTTCCGCCACCGCACCAAACTCATGACCGAAATCGCCACTTTCCCGTGTCTCGGTTCCATTTTGGATTTATTGGTTCCCGCCGCATACGTCATGATTGCGCAAAAACAGGTCGATGTGCGCCAATCCCTCGCGCTTGATCTGTTAAAAAACCACGACCCCATCCAAGAAACCGACAGCCTGTATCGCGCCTACATGAAAATCTTAGATTTCGTTGGCGGTATGACAGACAACGCCGCCGCAAAAATGGCTCAAGATTTATCGGGATTGGGCATTTTGCGATAA
- the rsmA gene encoding 16S rRNA (adenine(1518)-N(6)/adenine(1519)-N(6))-dimethyltransferase RsmA, producing MKEHKARKRFGQNFLQDTRIIADIVNAVRPQADDVVIEIGPGLAAITEPLAKKLNRLHVIEIDRDIVRRLKTLPFADKLVIHEGDVLQFDFNSIAGKKKIVGNLPYNISTPLLFKLAEVADDVVDMHFMLQKEVVERMVAAPKSNDYGRLGVMLQYFFDMELLIDVPPESFDPAPKVDSAVVRMIPVKHRIGKADDFEHFAKLVKLAFHQRRKTIRNNLKELAGDEDLQAVGISPQDRAEHIAPEKYVELSNYLVRKVV from the coding sequence ATGAAAGAACATAAGGCCCGGAAACGCTTCGGGCAGAATTTTTTGCAGGACACGCGGATTATTGCCGATATTGTCAACGCCGTGCGTCCGCAGGCGGATGATGTGGTGATTGAGATCGGGCCGGGCTTGGCGGCGATTACCGAGCCTTTGGCGAAAAAGCTGAACCGCCTGCACGTTATCGAAATCGACCGCGACATCGTACGTCGTCTGAAAACGCTGCCGTTTGCGGATAAGCTCGTGATTCATGAAGGCGATGTATTGCAGTTTGATTTCAACAGCATAGCGGGCAAAAAGAAAATCGTCGGCAACCTGCCGTACAACATTTCCACGCCGCTTTTGTTCAAGCTGGCGGAAGTGGCGGACGATGTCGTCGATATGCACTTTATGCTGCAAAAGGAAGTGGTCGAGCGCATGGTTGCCGCGCCGAAAAGCAACGACTACGGCCGCTTGGGCGTGATGCTGCAATATTTTTTCGATATGGAGCTGCTGATTGACGTGCCGCCCGAATCGTTCGACCCTGCGCCGAAAGTGGATTCGGCGGTGGTGCGCATGATTCCGGTGAAACACCGTATCGGCAAGGCGGACGATTTCGAGCATTTCGCCAAACTGGTGAAACTCGCCTTCCACCAACGCCGCAAAACCATACGCAACAATTTAAAAGAGCTTGCCGGCGACGAGGATTTACAGGCAGTCGGCATCAGCCCGCAAGACCGCGCCGAACACATCGCACCGGAGAAATATGTGGAACTGAGCAATTATCTCGTCCGTAAGGTCGTCTGA
- a CDS encoding sel1 repeat family protein — MLKKYLWGGVVIFIAGTVFALGGIGGKKGDLLSKAKAGDADAQYMLAEQLEMTTDPVNLKKSEFYYWLKKAAKNGNGQAQDLLHDIDAEYDRKALEDELAPNGSQKLMDEVAKLERQKRKNYPLIKEKLFKAGTLGNFSALVKTAWLFGNQDAAREYGVPFHPLKACILSVYTNNRYGDLNKDAMDVLCSGIYYEHNAKKIDGYVKRIEDKPAKIWSILENVK; from the coding sequence ATGCTTAAAAAATATCTTTGGGGCGGGGTAGTCATATTCATTGCAGGTACGGTGTTTGCCTTAGGCGGTATCGGTGGGAAGAAAGGTGATTTGCTGAGTAAGGCAAAGGCTGGTGATGCAGATGCACAATATATGCTGGCAGAGCAGTTGGAAATGACCACTGACCCTGTGAATCTCAAGAAGAGTGAGTTTTACTATTGGCTCAAGAAAGCTGCAAAAAACGGCAATGGTCAGGCACAGGATTTACTCCATGATATTGATGCCGAATATGATAGAAAGGCTTTGGAAGACGAACTTGCACCTAACGGTTCGCAAAAATTGATGGATGAAGTCGCCAAGCTGGAAAGGCAGAAACGGAAAAATTATCCGTTAATCAAGGAAAAATTGTTTAAAGCGGGGACGTTGGGAAATTTTTCAGCTCTGGTGAAAACCGCATGGCTATTTGGAAATCAGGATGCTGCGCGGGAATATGGCGTGCCTTTCCATCCTTTGAAAGCCTGTATTTTGTCGGTATATACCAATAATCGTTATGGTGATCTGAATAAGGATGCAATGGATGTATTGTGCAGCGGTATTTACTATGAACACAATGCGAAAAAAATAGATGGCTATGTTAAACGTATCGAAGATAAACCAGCCAAAATCTGGTCAATTTTAGAGAATGTAAAATAA
- a CDS encoding amino acid ABC transporter ATP-binding protein — translation MIKFKNVHKHFKDLHVINGVNLEVKQGEVVVVCGPSGSGKSTLIRTVNQLESIESGEIWVDGINVADPQTDLNKVREEVGFVFQGFNLYPHLTVLENIILSPMKVKKQSREQAEEKAMELLERVGLAHKKDAFPSQLSGGQQQRVAIARGLAMEPRVMLFDEPTSALDPEMVGEVLKVMQDLAESGMTMMCVTHEMGFAREVADRIIFVDKGQILENETPEEFFTNPKHERAKQFLQQVMTH, via the coding sequence ATGATTAAATTCAAAAATGTACATAAACATTTCAAAGACCTGCACGTCATCAACGGCGTCAATCTGGAAGTGAAGCAGGGTGAAGTGGTGGTGGTTTGCGGACCTTCGGGCAGCGGCAAATCGACGCTCATCCGTACCGTCAACCAGCTTGAAAGCATTGAGAGCGGCGAGATTTGGGTGGATGGTATCAATGTTGCCGATCCGCAAACGGATTTGAACAAGGTGCGTGAGGAAGTGGGTTTTGTGTTTCAAGGCTTCAATCTGTATCCGCATCTGACCGTATTGGAAAACATCATCCTGTCGCCGATGAAGGTGAAAAAACAAAGCCGCGAACAGGCTGAGGAAAAGGCGATGGAGCTGTTGGAACGCGTGGGTTTGGCGCATAAAAAAGACGCTTTCCCCAGCCAGCTTTCCGGCGGTCAGCAGCAGCGCGTGGCGATTGCGCGCGGGTTAGCGATGGAGCCACGCGTGATGCTGTTTGACGAACCGACTTCCGCGCTCGACCCGGAAATGGTCGGCGAGGTATTGAAAGTGATGCAGGACTTGGCGGAAAGCGGCATGACCATGATGTGTGTTACGCATGAAATGGGCTTTGCGCGCGAAGTGGCCGACCGCATTATTTTCGTGGATAAAGGGCAGATTTTGGAAAACGAAACGCCTGAAGAGTTTTTTACCAATCCGAAACACGAACGCGCCAAACAGTTCTTGCAGCAAGTAATGACGCATTAA
- a CDS encoding MepB family protein, whose protein sequence is MKMTDILHRYYGDFDLIKEKWNEDYESILIKTKYDQKYKRCRLAKKTPKKEGYFTVFWKKDQENKNIPYTDEDLGDELIIVVIDGCHCGLFIIPKEVAISKKILSTKDCKGKMSMRFYPPWCTNLNKTAQKTQKWQMDYFRIDIDGKETISDFAVAKENHVFC, encoded by the coding sequence ATGAAAATGACAGACATTCTTCATAGGTATTATGGTGACTTTGATCTGATAAAGGAAAAATGGAATGAAGACTATGAAAGCATTTTGATTAAGACAAAGTATGATCAAAAATATAAAAGATGTCGTTTGGCAAAGAAAACACCCAAAAAAGAAGGCTACTTTACAGTCTTTTGGAAAAAAGACCAAGAGAACAAAAATATCCCTTATACCGATGAGGACTTGGGCGATGAACTGATTATTGTCGTGATAGACGGCTGTCATTGCGGTTTATTTATAATTCCCAAAGAGGTGGCTATCAGTAAAAAAATTCTCTCTACAAAGGATTGTAAAGGAAAGATGTCCATGCGATTTTATCCACCCTGGTGCACAAATTTAAATAAAACAGCCCAGAAAACACAAAAATGGCAAATGGATTATTTTAGAATAGATATAGACGGTAAAGAGACTATCTCCGATTTTGCCGTAGCAAAGGAAAACCATGTATTTTGTTGA
- a CDS encoding protein YgfX encodes MRAFQTTLKPSRSLKALPVLLHLSAVAVCLIWFYGWMMWFGLAALAGSFVHAWRVVNLRTAGAVKKIAIDRHACASVFCGDGEGQGAVLDGATMLTPYALFLQWNADGKTIRQCVTPDMADKESYRRLKVWARWCQAQDAGHPL; translated from the coding sequence ATGCGCGCTTTTCAGACGACCTTGAAGCCGTCCCGTTCTTTAAAAGCCTTGCCCGTTTTGCTGCATTTGTCCGCAGTTGCCGTGTGCCTGATATGGTTTTACGGCTGGATGATGTGGTTCGGGCTGGCGGCGTTGGCGGGCAGTTTTGTTCACGCTTGGCGCGTGGTGAATTTGCGGACGGCGGGTGCGGTAAAGAAAATCGCCATCGACCGCCATGCGTGCGCTTCCGTATTTTGCGGAGACGGAGAAGGGCAGGGCGCGGTGTTGGACGGCGCGACGATGCTGACTCCTTACGCTTTGTTTTTGCAGTGGAACGCCGACGGCAAGACGATACGGCAATGCGTTACGCCCGATATGGCGGATAAGGAATCTTACCGTCGTCTGAAAGTTTGGGCGCGCTGGTGTCAGGCTCAGGATGCCGGGCATCCGCTTTAA
- the folC gene encoding bifunctional tetrahydrofolate synthase/dihydrofolate synthase — protein sequence MKTLQDWLSHLETAHSGGLIDMGLERTGEVKKRMKLEPQCPVVVVAGTNGKGSVCAYLTQIYKQAGFKVGTLTSPHLLRYNERIAVNAEPVSDDLITASFERIEAARGEISLTYFEFNALAAVDIFIREQVDVMILEVGLGGRLDAVNVFDCDCAVVTSVDLDHQAFLGDTVEQVGFEKAGVFRSGKPAICGQNPAPESLVAHAEAIGAKLLMVQRDFDFASLENIQWNYRFHPQHSDDPARNRNSLPFPALRGAYQLSNAACALTVLECLNDKLPVDIGAIKRGLLLVENPGRFQVLPGRPLTVLDVGHNPHAARALRRSLINLAFAQKRTAVFSMLSDKDIDGVLEIVKDQFDEWYIAPLDVPRGMTAEALQAKLEAQNIENIQTFTSVREAYRAALAKAGENDRIVVFGSFHTVADVMAAL from the coding sequence ATGAAAACATTACAAGACTGGCTCTCGCATTTGGAAACCGCCCACAGCGGCGGCTTAATCGACATGGGTTTGGAACGCACGGGCGAAGTGAAAAAACGCATGAAGCTCGAGCCGCAATGCCCCGTCGTCGTTGTCGCGGGAACAAACGGGAAAGGTTCGGTCTGCGCCTACCTGACGCAGATTTACAAACAGGCAGGCTTCAAAGTCGGTACGCTGACCAGCCCGCATTTATTGCGTTACAACGAACGCATCGCCGTCAACGCCGAACCGGTTTCAGACGACCTCATCACCGCTTCCTTCGAGCGCATCGAAGCGGCGCGCGGCGAAATATCGCTGACTTATTTTGAATTCAATGCCTTGGCGGCGGTCGATATCTTCATACGCGAACAAGTCGATGTAATGATATTGGAAGTCGGCTTGGGCGGACGTTTGGACGCGGTCAATGTGTTCGACTGCGATTGCGCGGTGGTTACCAGCGTGGATTTGGACCATCAGGCGTTTTTGGGCGATACGGTCGAGCAGGTCGGCTTTGAAAAAGCAGGCGTGTTCCGCAGCGGCAAACCCGCAATCTGCGGGCAAAACCCCGCGCCCGAATCGTTGGTCGCACACGCCGAAGCCATAGGCGCGAAACTACTGATGGTGCAGCGCGATTTTGATTTCGCCTCATTGGAAAACATCCAATGGAACTACCGCTTCCATCCGCAGCATTCAGACGACCCTGCGCGCAACCGAAATTCCCTGCCGTTCCCCGCATTGCGCGGCGCATACCAGCTTTCCAACGCAGCCTGCGCGTTAACCGTGTTGGAATGTTTGAACGACAAATTGCCGGTGGACATCGGCGCCATCAAACGCGGATTGCTGCTGGTTGAAAACCCCGGACGCTTCCAAGTCCTGCCCGGCCGTCCGCTGACCGTTTTGGATGTCGGACACAACCCCCACGCCGCCCGCGCCTTACGCCGCAGCCTGATTAATTTGGCGTTTGCGCAAAAACGCACCGCCGTGTTCAGCATGCTGTCCGACAAAGACATAGACGGCGTGTTGGAAATCGTTAAAGACCAGTTTGACGAGTGGTATATCGCGCCTTTGGACGTGCCGCGCGGCATGACGGCGGAAGCCTTGCAGGCGAAACTGGAAGCACAAAATATCGAAAATATACAAACTTTTACCTCCGTTCGCGAGGCGTACCGCGCAGCTTTGGCTAAGGCGGGCGAAAATGATAGAATCGTTGTTTTCGGCTCATTTCATACCGTTGCCGACGTGATGGCGGCGTTGTAA
- a CDS encoding SPOR domain-containing protein produces MSDNKQNEVLTGYEQLKRRNRRRLVMASGLVAASTVLLGVALSTGPENKPEENAQTTTIQQNNANAEPANLADATVLEPSTKEDLEAAAEAAKNADAEVADKPQETAAPEQTAHAQAEPQPDAPPAAPEDVGPPLVLINDTLSDSDIKGLEESEKIQKAEAAKREAAERRAEERRRNREEQRKAQQLQAQEAAEREANAAARKRALQAAKAEKAERAAAAERNKLAQLEKAEKAVAERKALKAKEEAAAKHKAAAEKAKETVTASASEPKERIRVDASKYEKIETAGKKASAVREAEAKVAKAKAEQTAKAEKTATATAERSSEKAKTKTAEVKSGKKAAIQAGYAEKERALSLQRKMKAAGIDSTITEVMTDKGKVYRVKSGAYKNAYDAERDLNKLRVHGIAGQVTNE; encoded by the coding sequence ATGTCTGACAATAAGCAAAATGAAGTTTTGACCGGTTACGAACAGCTCAAACGCCGCAACCGCCGCCGCTTGGTTATGGCATCGGGGTTGGTGGCGGCATCGACCGTTTTATTGGGCGTCGCCCTGTCAACCGGACCGGAAAACAAGCCAGAAGAAAACGCCCAAACTACAACCATCCAACAAAACAACGCCAACGCAGAACCTGCCAACTTGGCGGATGCGACCGTGTTGGAGCCTTCTACCAAAGAAGATTTGGAAGCAGCGGCGGAAGCGGCTAAAAATGCCGATGCCGAAGTAGCGGACAAACCGCAGGAAACCGCCGCGCCGGAGCAAACTGCGCATGCGCAAGCCGAGCCGCAACCTGATGCGCCGCCAGCCGCGCCCGAAGATGTAGGCCCGCCTTTGGTGCTGATTAACGATACGCTGTCAGACAGCGACATCAAAGGTTTGGAAGAGTCTGAGAAAATCCAAAAAGCCGAAGCCGCCAAACGCGAAGCAGCCGAGCGCCGCGCGGAAGAGCGCCGCCGTAATCGTGAAGAGCAGCGTAAAGCGCAGCAGCTTCAAGCCCAGGAAGCAGCGGAACGCGAAGCCAATGCCGCAGCGCGTAAACGCGCCCTTCAAGCTGCCAAAGCCGAGAAGGCCGAGCGTGCCGCCGCAGCCGAACGCAACAAGCTGGCACAGTTGGAAAAAGCCGAGAAAGCCGTTGCCGAACGTAAGGCATTAAAAGCCAAAGAAGAAGCGGCGGCGAAACACAAAGCGGCAGCGGAAAAAGCCAAAGAAACCGTCACAGCATCCGCATCCGAACCTAAAGAAAGAATTCGGGTAGATGCTTCCAAATATGAAAAAATCGAAACAGCCGGCAAAAAAGCTTCCGCAGTAAGGGAAGCCGAAGCGAAAGTTGCCAAAGCCAAAGCCGAGCAGACGGCCAAGGCAGAGAAAACCGCTACCGCTACTGCCGAAAGGTCGTCTGAAAAGGCAAAAACCAAAACCGCCGAAGTCAAATCAGGTAAAAAAGCCGCCATTCAGGCAGGTTATGCTGAAAAAGAACGCGCCTTGAGCCTGCAACGCAAAATGAAAGCAGCAGGTATCGACTCAACCATTACCGAAGTGATGACGGATAAAGGCAAGGTTTACCGCGTCAAATCGGGCGCATACAAAAACGCCTACGATGCCGAACGCGACTTGAACAAACTGCGCGTACACGGCATTGCCGGACAGGTAACCAATGAATGA
- a CDS encoding CvpA family protein — protein sequence MNDIPLADILAFGVIAACIVMSMIRGVIAEAGSLFAWVISFLLAKTFAVPFSEVAFKSIQPRALGVAISFVVIFFLARFLQQFLRTILTNAASSMGLGSVNRVLGGVFGAAKGVLLVTLAVMVCAHTDLPETEDWQSSYSIPYFQSLSEVIMPYLPGQKDKAEDKAES from the coding sequence ATGAATGATATTCCGTTAGCCGACATACTCGCCTTCGGCGTGATCGCGGCGTGTATCGTGATGTCGATGATACGCGGCGTCATTGCCGAAGCGGGTTCGCTGTTTGCGTGGGTGATTTCCTTTTTGTTGGCTAAAACGTTTGCCGTGCCGTTTTCGGAAGTGGCGTTTAAATCGATTCAACCGCGTGCCTTGGGCGTTGCCATTTCGTTTGTCGTGATTTTCTTTTTGGCGCGTTTTTTACAGCAGTTTTTACGCACCATACTGACCAACGCAGCATCATCGATGGGCTTGGGCAGCGTCAACAGAGTATTGGGCGGCGTGTTCGGCGCAGCCAAAGGCGTATTGTTGGTCACTTTAGCGGTCATGGTCTGCGCCCACACCGATTTGCCGGAAACGGAAGATTGGCAAAGCTCGTACAGCATTCCTTATTTCCAATCATTGTCTGAAGTCATCATGCCTTATCTGCCCGGTCAGAAGGACAAGGCGGAAGATAAGGCGGAATCGTAA
- the purF gene encoding amidophosphoribosyltransferase → MCGVLGLVSHEPVNQLLYDGLQMLQHRGQDAAGIVTAEGSTFHMHKGKGMVREVFRTRNMRDLIGNAGIAHVRYPTAGNAGSSAEAQPFYVSSPFGIVLAHNGNLTNTAELYENVCNKHLRHVNTSSDSEVLLNVFAHELRREVSKNANPHRLNIDNIFNAVAEVHRLVRGAYGVVAMIAGYGMLAFRDPYGIRPLVLGSQTDEAGRKSYAVASESVAFNALAYDLERDIQPGEAVFVGFDGTLIARQCSDRAKLSPCLFEYVYFARPDSVIDGVSVYQSRLDMGVSLAEKIKRELPVDDIDVVMPIPDTSRPSAMELAVHLKKPYREGLIKNRYIGRTFIMPGQATRKKSVRQKLSPMETEFEGKSVLLVDDSIVRGTTSREIVEMVRAAGARKVYIASAAPEVRYPNVYGIDMPTREELIANGRSAAEIAAEIGADGIVFQNLSDLEAVVKALNPKIESFDSSCFNGIYQTGDIDQAYLDRLSAEKSGCGGLKVHPSRMEHSISISDTGDEE, encoded by the coding sequence ATGTGCGGTGTATTAGGTTTGGTCAGCCATGAGCCGGTAAACCAGCTTCTGTACGACGGTTTGCAGATGTTGCAGCACAGGGGGCAGGATGCGGCGGGCATTGTGACGGCGGAAGGCAGCACGTTCCATATGCACAAAGGCAAAGGCATGGTGCGCGAAGTGTTCCGCACACGCAATATGCGCGATTTGATCGGCAACGCGGGCATCGCCCATGTCCGTTACCCTACGGCGGGCAATGCGGGCAGCAGCGCGGAGGCGCAGCCTTTCTACGTCAGCTCGCCTTTCGGCATCGTGTTGGCGCACAACGGCAACCTCACCAATACCGCCGAACTGTATGAAAACGTGTGCAACAAACACCTGCGCCACGTCAACACCAGCTCCGATTCCGAAGTCTTGCTCAACGTATTCGCGCACGAATTGCGCCGCGAAGTCTCTAAAAACGCCAATCCCCACCGGCTCAATATCGACAATATTTTCAACGCCGTTGCCGAAGTCCACCGCCTGGTGCGCGGCGCATACGGCGTGGTTGCCATGATTGCGGGCTACGGCATGCTCGCTTTCCGCGATCCTTACGGCATCCGCCCGCTGGTGTTGGGTTCGCAAACCGACGAGGCAGGCAGAAAATCCTATGCCGTCGCCTCCGAATCCGTTGCCTTCAATGCGCTTGCCTACGATTTGGAACGCGATATCCAACCGGGCGAAGCGGTATTCGTCGGCTTTGACGGCACACTGATTGCCCGTCAATGCAGCGACCGCGCCAAACTCAGCCCCTGCCTCTTCGAATACGTCTATTTTGCCCGTCCCGACTCCGTGATCGACGGCGTATCGGTTTACCAATCGCGTTTGGACATGGGTGTGTCCTTAGCGGAAAAAATCAAGCGCGAGCTGCCTGTGGACGACATCGACGTCGTGATGCCCATTCCCGACACCAGCCGCCCCAGCGCGATGGAACTTGCCGTCCACCTCAAAAAGCCTTACCGCGAAGGTTTGATTAAAAACCGCTATATCGGCCGCACCTTTATCATGCCCGGTCAGGCGACGCGCAAAAAATCCGTGCGCCAGAAACTCAGCCCGATGGAAACCGAGTTTGAAGGCAAAAGCGTATTGCTGGTGGACGACTCCATCGTGCGCGGGACGACCAGCCGCGAAATCGTCGAAATGGTACGCGCAGCGGGCGCGCGCAAAGTCTATATCGCCTCCGCCGCTCCCGAAGTACGCTATCCCAATGTGTACGGCATCGACATGCCCACGCGCGAAGAATTGATTGCTAACGGGCGCAGCGCAGCGGAAATTGCCGCCGAAATCGGCGCGGACGGCATCGTTTTCCAAAATTTGAGCGATTTGGAAGCCGTTGTCAAAGCACTCAATCCGAAAATCGAATCCTTCGATTCTTCCTGTTTCAACGGCATCTATCAAACCGGCGACATCGACCAAGCCTACCTCGACCGCCTGTCCGCCGAGAAATCCGGCTGCGGAGGCTTGAAAGTCCACCCGAGCAGGATGGAACACAGCATCAGCATCAGCGATACGGGTGACGAAGAATAA